A genomic stretch from Chitinophaga lutea includes:
- a CDS encoding amidohydrolase → MSDLTVTLIQANLHWENIPANLAMFDAKIDAIKEKTEVIILPEMFSTGFSMQPEKLAETMDGSAVQWMKKKAKEKNVIITGSLIIEEDGAYYNRLIWMLPNGQFGIYNKRHRFGFAGEDNHYAAGDKRLIAQVKGWKICLNICYDLRFPVWARNTIQDNGAPAYDVLVNVANWPERRSTPWRALLQARAIENQCYVIGVNRVGNDGNEIYHSGDSSLIDPVGEIIYHKSHDEDVFTYTLSRAHLDELRTKFPFMKDADKFMIL, encoded by the coding sequence ATGTCTGATTTAACGGTCACGCTGATACAAGCTAATCTGCACTGGGAAAACATTCCGGCCAACCTGGCCATGTTCGACGCAAAAATCGATGCCATCAAGGAAAAAACGGAAGTGATCATCCTGCCTGAAATGTTCAGCACAGGATTCAGCATGCAGCCCGAAAAGCTCGCTGAAACCATGGATGGGAGCGCCGTACAGTGGATGAAGAAAAAAGCGAAGGAAAAGAATGTGATCATCACCGGCAGCCTGATCATCGAAGAAGACGGCGCTTATTACAACCGCCTCATCTGGATGTTGCCCAACGGCCAGTTCGGTATCTACAATAAACGCCACCGGTTCGGATTTGCGGGGGAAGACAATCATTACGCCGCCGGCGACAAACGACTGATCGCCCAGGTGAAAGGCTGGAAGATCTGCCTCAATATCTGTTACGATCTCCGTTTCCCCGTGTGGGCCCGCAATACCATCCAGGACAATGGCGCGCCCGCCTACGATGTGCTCGTGAACGTGGCCAACTGGCCCGAGCGCCGCAGCACACCCTGGAGAGCCCTGCTGCAGGCCCGCGCCATCGAAAACCAGTGTTACGTGATCGGCGTGAACCGCGTGGGCAACGATGGTAATGAGATTTACCACAGCGGCGATTCCAGCCTCATCGATCCCGTGGGCGAAATCATCTACCACAAGTCGCACGACGAGGATGTGTTCACCTACACCCTTTCCAGGGCCCACCTCGACGAACTGCGCACCAAATTCCCCTTCATGAAGGATGCGGATAAGTTCA
- a CDS encoding regulatory protein RecX, whose amino-acid sequence MKADLLKLRHYCAYQERCHSEVREKCYELGLRGHDIEEAIAHLVEENFLNEERFARAYAGSKFRMQQWGRKKITMMLKQKQVSPYCIKKGLSEIDAEDYWSTLLALAGKKYGLLKAEQYLKRQYKTMQFLLQRGYEQELAREAIEQIAKKEE is encoded by the coding sequence GTGAAAGCCGATCTGCTCAAACTCCGCCACTACTGCGCCTACCAGGAACGGTGCCACAGCGAGGTGCGGGAGAAATGTTATGAACTCGGGCTCCGGGGCCACGACATTGAAGAAGCCATCGCCCACCTGGTAGAAGAAAACTTCCTCAATGAGGAACGTTTCGCCAGGGCCTACGCCGGCAGCAAGTTCCGGATGCAGCAATGGGGACGGAAAAAGATCACCATGATGCTGAAACAGAAGCAGGTGAGTCCCTACTGCATCAAAAAAGGCCTATCGGAAATAGATGCCGAAGACTACTGGAGCACCCTGCTGGCACTCGCCGGAAAAAAATACGGCCTGTTAAAAGCGGAACAGTACCTGAAAAGGCAATACAAAACCATGCAATTCCTCCTGCAAAGGGGCTATGAACAGGAGCTGGCGCGGGAAGCCATTGAACAAATCGCAAAAAAGGAAGAATAA
- a CDS encoding ATP-dependent helicase, with protein sequence MKANYLDDLNDRQREAVTSLKGPLMIIAGAGSGKTKVLTTRIAHLMRNGVDAFNILALTFTNKAAKEMKERVEKILGGNEARNLYIGTFHSVFARLLRADAPKLGYPGDFTIYDADDAKSVVKTIINELNLDDKHYKPNLVYNRISAAKNSLMGPDEYQHDYYIQQEDQRASRPLTGKIYDMYAKRCFKNGAMDFDDLLFKMYVLLKGFPEVLAKYQHKFQYIMIDEYQDTNPAQYEIVKLLGAVHENICVVGDDAQSIYSFRGATIQNILQFEKDYDDVKVVKLEQNYRSTKSILNVANEVIAKNKGQIEKNLWTDNVEGDKIKLIRTNTDNEEGKFVADTIAEQKLRNHYSNRDFCILYRTNAQSRAFEESLRRMAIPYRIFGGLSFYQRKEIKDFIAYLRVIMNSRDEEAIKRIINYPVRGIGKTTIEKVSIYANDQNITFWQVLENAKEFGFKGGTLDALENFVTMIQSFRVMLDKHNAYEVAVQVGKSTNIVKELFNDKTTEGLARYENVQELLNSIKEFTETPTEDGELLDNKNLGVYLQQITLLTDADNTNDENSDVVKLMTIHAAKGLEFPVVFTVGLEESLFPSGMSINSREELEEERRLFYVAVTRAKARLFLTYANSRYRFGQLQQNEPSRFLEEMPERYIDRSYAGGIRNSGGFNSGGGASWGNMFDKKKAAPSPAANPTARTAPKPTAGPVSSHVPSAGFAADDPATMEPGMDVEHQKFGFGKILNLEGAPNNRIATVMFPQGGGEKKIMLNYAKLMIVRK encoded by the coding sequence ATGAAGGCAAACTATTTAGACGATCTGAACGACCGGCAACGCGAAGCTGTAACCTCCCTCAAAGGGCCCCTGATGATCATTGCGGGCGCGGGTTCAGGCAAAACTAAAGTACTGACTACCAGAATCGCCCACCTGATGCGGAATGGGGTGGACGCTTTTAATATACTGGCGCTGACGTTTACCAACAAGGCGGCCAAAGAGATGAAGGAACGTGTGGAGAAAATCCTTGGCGGCAACGAAGCCCGCAACCTCTACATCGGCACCTTCCACTCCGTTTTCGCCCGCCTGCTGCGCGCCGACGCGCCCAAGCTCGGCTACCCCGGCGATTTCACCATCTACGACGCAGACGATGCCAAAAGCGTGGTGAAAACCATCATCAACGAACTGAACCTCGACGATAAACATTACAAGCCCAACCTGGTGTACAACCGCATTTCCGCGGCCAAAAACAGCCTGATGGGCCCCGATGAATACCAGCACGATTATTACATCCAGCAGGAAGACCAGCGGGCCAGCCGCCCCCTGACCGGCAAGATCTACGACATGTACGCCAAACGCTGCTTTAAAAACGGCGCGATGGACTTCGACGATCTGCTGTTCAAGATGTACGTGCTGCTGAAAGGTTTCCCGGAAGTGCTGGCCAAATACCAGCACAAGTTCCAGTACATCATGATCGATGAGTACCAGGATACCAACCCCGCGCAGTACGAGATCGTGAAACTGCTCGGCGCCGTGCACGAAAACATCTGCGTGGTGGGCGACGATGCGCAGAGCATCTACTCCTTCCGCGGCGCTACCATCCAGAACATCCTCCAGTTCGAAAAAGACTATGACGATGTGAAAGTGGTGAAACTCGAACAGAACTACCGCAGTACCAAGTCGATCCTGAACGTGGCCAACGAAGTGATCGCCAAAAACAAGGGGCAGATCGAAAAGAACCTGTGGACGGACAATGTGGAGGGCGATAAGATCAAACTCATCCGCACCAATACCGACAACGAAGAAGGCAAGTTCGTGGCGGACACGATCGCGGAGCAGAAACTCCGCAATCACTACAGCAACCGCGATTTCTGCATCCTGTACCGTACCAACGCCCAGAGCCGCGCCTTCGAGGAAAGCCTGCGCCGCATGGCCATTCCCTACCGCATCTTCGGCGGCCTGTCGTTCTACCAGCGCAAGGAAATCAAGGACTTCATCGCCTACCTCCGCGTGATCATGAACTCGCGCGACGAAGAGGCCATCAAACGTATCATCAACTACCCCGTGCGCGGCATCGGTAAAACGACCATCGAAAAGGTGTCGATTTACGCCAACGACCAGAACATCACTTTCTGGCAGGTGCTGGAAAACGCCAAGGAATTTGGTTTTAAAGGCGGCACCCTCGACGCTCTCGAGAACTTTGTGACGATGATTCAGAGTTTCCGCGTGATGCTCGACAAACACAACGCTTACGAAGTAGCGGTTCAGGTGGGCAAATCCACCAATATCGTGAAGGAGCTGTTCAACGATAAAACCACCGAAGGCCTCGCCCGGTACGAGAACGTACAGGAATTATTGAACTCCATCAAGGAATTTACCGAAACTCCCACGGAAGACGGTGAGCTGCTCGATAATAAAAACCTCGGCGTTTACCTCCAGCAGATCACCCTGCTGACGGACGCGGACAATACCAACGACGAGAACAGCGATGTGGTGAAACTGATGACCATCCACGCTGCCAAGGGGCTGGAATTCCCCGTGGTGTTCACGGTGGGCCTGGAAGAAAGCCTGTTCCCCAGCGGGATGTCCATCAACTCCCGCGAAGAGCTGGAAGAAGAGCGGCGCCTGTTTTATGTGGCCGTTACCCGTGCAAAAGCCCGCCTGTTCCTCACATACGCCAACAGCCGTTACCGTTTCGGGCAGCTGCAGCAGAACGAGCCCAGCCGCTTCCTGGAAGAAATGCCGGAGCGGTATATCGACCGCAGCTACGCCGGCGGCATCCGTAACAGCGGTGGTTTCAACAGCGGCGGTGGTGCTTCGTGGGGCAACATGTTCGATAAAAAGAAAGCGGCACCTTCACCCGCGGCCAACCCTACGGCCAGAACGGCGCCCAAACCCACTGCAGGCCCGGTGAGCAGCCACGTTCCCTCCGCCGGTTTCGCGGCTGACGACCCGGCCACCATGGAGCCCGGTATGGACGTGGAGCACCAGAAATTCGGGTTCGGCAAGATCCTCAACCTCGAGGGCGCTCCCAACAACCGCATCGCCACGGTGATGTTCCCGCAGGGAGGGGGCGAAAAGAAAATCATGCTCAACTACGCCAAGCTCATGATTGTGAGAAAGTAA
- a CDS encoding M28 family peptidase yields the protein MKKLTLMACLLATGTAACAQMADTRKAPVAATPYAKSITAAGLKKHLYIIAADDMQGRETGTAGQYKAAKYITEQFKRVGLQPGAGNGEWEQPFVLYMDTLTNATITVSGKTFEFGKDFYNSLRDNKNQELAQTGVVFAGYGTVTDTADSYKGIDANDKIVLLAEARLGAGEQKDRLRAAANKGARAVFMVNSNLPGISRAGSRLRRTGLYFGDMMSTMEFIPNVYFISPELASAILGKPYSSIAEGLKAGGPVPAAAGKIDGLAYQKGQSEIKSSNVLGILPGTDKKDEYVFVTAHYDHIGVINGEVHNGADDDGSGTVAVIAMAEAFMKAKKAGKGPRRSIVFMTVSGEEKGLLGSKYYTDHPIYPLANTVSDLNIDMIGRIDPEHEKDSNYVYIIGDNKLSSDLRPISEAANRLVGLDLDYKYNDPNDPNRFYYRSDHYMFAQHRIPIIFYFNGVHADYHGANDTPDKISYPMLAKRAQLVFYTAWEVANRPDRLKVDRNEK from the coding sequence ATGAAAAAACTAACCCTTATGGCCTGCCTGCTGGCCACCGGCACAGCCGCCTGTGCCCAGATGGCGGACACACGCAAGGCGCCCGTGGCCGCCACGCCCTATGCCAAAAGCATTACGGCAGCCGGGCTGAAAAAACACCTCTACATCATTGCCGCCGACGATATGCAGGGCCGCGAAACCGGCACCGCGGGCCAGTACAAGGCCGCGAAGTATATCACCGAACAGTTCAAACGCGTGGGCCTGCAGCCCGGCGCGGGCAACGGGGAATGGGAACAGCCGTTCGTACTGTATATGGACACGCTGACCAATGCGACCATCACCGTATCCGGCAAAACGTTCGAGTTCGGAAAAGATTTTTACAACAGCCTCCGCGATAATAAAAACCAGGAGCTCGCCCAAACCGGGGTGGTATTTGCCGGCTACGGCACCGTGACCGACACGGCAGACAGTTACAAAGGCATCGACGCCAACGACAAGATCGTGCTGCTGGCCGAAGCCCGCCTGGGTGCCGGCGAACAGAAAGACAGGCTGCGCGCCGCCGCCAACAAAGGCGCCAGGGCAGTGTTCATGGTTAATTCCAATTTACCCGGCATCAGTCGCGCCGGCAGCCGCCTGCGCAGAACGGGCCTGTATTTCGGTGATATGATGAGTACCATGGAATTTATTCCCAACGTATACTTCATTTCCCCTGAACTGGCGTCTGCCATTCTCGGCAAACCATACAGCAGCATCGCCGAAGGGCTGAAAGCCGGCGGCCCCGTGCCCGCTGCGGCTGGGAAAATCGACGGCTTGGCATACCAGAAAGGGCAGTCGGAGATCAAATCCAGCAACGTACTGGGCATATTGCCCGGTACCGATAAAAAAGACGAGTATGTATTTGTGACCGCACACTACGACCACATCGGCGTGATCAACGGGGAAGTGCACAACGGCGCCGACGACGACGGTTCCGGTACTGTGGCCGTAATTGCCATGGCAGAGGCCTTTATGAAGGCCAAAAAGGCCGGCAAAGGCCCGCGCCGCAGCATCGTGTTCATGACGGTAAGCGGGGAAGAAAAAGGCCTCCTCGGCTCGAAATACTACACCGATCATCCCATCTACCCGCTCGCCAACACCGTTTCCGACCTGAACATCGACATGATCGGGCGAATAGACCCCGAGCATGAGAAAGACAGCAATTACGTGTATATCATCGGCGATAACAAACTCAGTTCCGACCTCCGGCCCATCAGCGAAGCCGCCAACCGCCTCGTGGGGCTCGACCTCGACTACAAGTACAACGACCCGAACGATCCCAACCGCTTTTATTACCGCTCCGATCACTATATGTTCGCGCAGCACCGCATTCCCATTATTTTTTATTTCAACGGGGTGCATGCCGACTATCACGGCGCCAACGATACACCGGACAAGATCAGCTATCCCATGCTGGCCAAACGCGCCCAGCTGGTGTTTTACACGGCCTGGGAAGTGGCCAACCGGCCGGACCGCCTGAAGGTGGACAGAAATGAAAAATAA
- the rpiB gene encoding ribose 5-phosphate isomerase B translates to MEQTTFNLALPVAIGSDHAGFDYKEEVISYLEGKGVQVKDFGTHSVDSVDYPDFAHPVADAVESGDFAYGILICGSANGVAITANKHQGIRAAICWGDELARLARSHNNANVICIPARFVDTGTAKEMVDIFGETPFEGGRHMNRVSKIACS, encoded by the coding sequence ATGGAACAAACGACTTTTAATCTTGCATTGCCGGTAGCGATCGGTTCGGATCATGCGGGGTTTGACTACAAAGAAGAGGTGATCTCTTACCTGGAAGGAAAGGGTGTGCAGGTGAAAGACTTCGGCACACATTCCGTTGATTCGGTAGATTACCCCGACTTTGCCCATCCCGTGGCCGACGCCGTGGAATCCGGCGACTTTGCCTACGGCATCCTCATCTGCGGCAGCGCCAACGGCGTAGCCATCACGGCCAACAAACACCAGGGCATCCGCGCCGCCATCTGCTGGGGCGACGAGCTCGCCCGCCTGGCCCGCAGCCACAATAACGCCAACGTGATCTGCATTCCCGCGCGGTTTGTAGATACCGGCACGGCCAAGGAAATGGTCGATATTTTCGGCGAAACGCCGTTTGAAGGCGGCCGTCATATGAACAGGGTCAGCAAAATCGCCTGCAGCTAA
- the tatC gene encoding twin-arginine translocase subunit TatC, which yields MLKKLFSSNEDKAEMSFFDHLEELRWHLVRSAFAIVAISILGFVFTNWILTNVIFGPTRPDFPTYRWLCQFSHFVGLGDKLCIVPPDIKFQNYKMAGQIMLQFKMAFILGIIGAFPYIIYEFWRFVKPALKENEAKGSKGVIFWVSLQFLLGIAFSYFLIAPFMINFLASYTVSDVIKNEFFIDDYFGLMSQIILGMGVLFEMPILVYFLTKLGLLTPMFMRNYRRHAIVVILILAAVITPPDVLDQLLVFVPLYLLYEISIFISAKVYREKEKEEAEEWS from the coding sequence ATGTTAAAGAAGTTATTCTCGAGTAATGAGGACAAGGCAGAGATGTCGTTTTTTGACCACCTGGAAGAATTACGCTGGCACCTCGTAAGATCGGCTTTTGCAATTGTTGCCATCAGTATTCTCGGGTTTGTGTTCACCAACTGGATTCTGACCAACGTGATCTTCGGGCCCACCCGCCCGGATTTCCCCACCTACCGCTGGTTATGCCAGTTCAGTCATTTCGTTGGCCTGGGCGATAAACTCTGCATCGTGCCGCCCGATATTAAATTCCAGAACTATAAAATGGCCGGGCAGATCATGTTGCAGTTCAAAATGGCGTTCATTCTCGGCATTATAGGAGCGTTCCCGTACATCATCTATGAATTCTGGCGCTTTGTAAAGCCCGCGCTGAAAGAAAATGAAGCGAAAGGCTCAAAGGGCGTTATTTTCTGGGTGAGCCTGCAGTTCCTGCTGGGCATCGCTTTCAGCTATTTCCTCATCGCCCCGTTCATGATCAACTTCCTGGCCAGCTACACCGTGTCTGACGTGATCAAGAACGAATTTTTCATCGACGATTATTTCGGGCTGATGAGCCAGATCATCCTCGGGATGGGCGTGCTCTTCGAAATGCCGATTCTCGTGTATTTCCTCACCAAACTGGGCCTGCTCACCCCCATGTTCATGCGCAACTACCGCCGGCATGCCATTGTGGTGATACTCATACTGGCGGCGGTTATTACCCCGCCAGACGTGTTAGATCAATTGCTGGTTTTCGTACCTTTATACCTGCTGTACGAGATCAGTATCTTCATTTCTGCGAAAGTGTACCGCGAGAAAGAAAAAGAAGAAGCAGAAGAATGGTCCTGA
- a CDS encoding hemolysin family protein, with product METAFANVNRLSIELKKKQGRATGKILSGFNEQPARFLATSLIGLTIAIVIYSMLVAGWLDSFWALFWNENEMGKYVVVSLFIEIIAATLIILFFGFFIPRSIFRSRPEALLGFFALPISVLSKPLYVLGNMLESISEWVLKYLFNVRIIENKSSFARVDVEHFIRQSQQHLGDSQELNTELFENALSLVHVKIRGCLIPRKEIEALDISSTIEQARQKFISTKLSKIIIYEGNIDNILGYVHQLDMFKNPAEIRSVIHPILAVPETMSAIDLLSKFNKERRSIAWVVDEFGGTAGIVTIEDVLEEIFGDIKDEHDVEEFVEKQIAEKEYIFSGRLELDYLNEQYGFDFPEDESETLSGYIISHYETIPRLKERIIIDDYEFDILNVTDTRIEMVKMKILN from the coding sequence ATGGAAACTGCTTTTGCCAATGTGAACAGGTTGAGTATAGAGCTGAAAAAGAAGCAGGGCCGGGCAACCGGTAAAATCCTGTCCGGTTTTAACGAACAGCCTGCCCGTTTCCTGGCCACGAGCCTCATCGGGCTCACCATCGCCATTGTTATTTACAGCATGCTGGTGGCCGGCTGGCTCGATTCGTTCTGGGCCCTGTTCTGGAACGAGAACGAAATGGGCAAATACGTGGTGGTATCGCTTTTCATCGAGATCATCGCCGCCACGCTGATCATTCTCTTTTTCGGGTTCTTCATCCCCCGCAGCATATTCCGCTCAAGGCCCGAAGCGCTGCTGGGCTTTTTCGCACTGCCCATTTCCGTATTGTCCAAACCACTGTACGTACTGGGCAACATGCTGGAGTCCATTTCCGAGTGGGTGCTGAAATACCTGTTCAACGTGCGCATCATCGAGAACAAAAGTTCTTTCGCACGGGTGGACGTGGAGCACTTCATCCGCCAGAGCCAGCAGCACCTGGGCGATTCACAGGAGCTCAATACCGAGCTGTTCGAAAACGCCCTGAGCCTGGTGCACGTGAAAATCCGCGGCTGCCTTATTCCCCGCAAGGAAATCGAAGCCCTCGATATCAGCAGTACCATCGAACAGGCGCGGCAGAAGTTCATCAGCACCAAACTTTCCAAGATCATCATTTACGAAGGCAACATCGATAATATTTTAGGATATGTGCACCAGCTGGACATGTTCAAGAACCCTGCGGAGATCCGCTCGGTAATCCATCCCATCCTGGCCGTGCCCGAAACGATGAGCGCCATCGACCTGCTGAGCAAATTCAACAAGGAGCGCCGGAGCATCGCCTGGGTCGTGGACGAGTTCGGCGGAACCGCCGGCATCGTGACCATCGAAGACGTGCTGGAAGAGATCTTCGGCGATATCAAAGACGAGCATGACGTGGAAGAGTTCGTGGAAAAACAGATCGCCGAAAAGGAATACATCTTCTCCGGCAGGCTGGAGCTCGACTATCTCAACGAACAATACGGCTTCGATTTTCCGGAAGACGAAAGCGAAACGCTCTCCGGTTACATCATCTCCCACTACGAAACCATCCCGCGGCTGAAGGAGCGGATCATCATCGATGATTATGAGTTTGACATTCTGAATGTTACAGACACGAGAATCGAGATGGTGAAGATGAAAATCCTGAATTAG
- the gmk gene encoding guanylate kinase, with amino-acid sequence MAAHKIIIVTAPSGAGKTTIVKKLLREMPELAFSISAATRSPRVGETDGKDYYFLSPEEFQRRIENNEFAEYEMVYAGKYYGTLKSELERIWQNNQYPMVDIDVKGALSIREKYHGAALTIFIQPPSLDALRVRLSERGTETQASLEERLGKARYELSFAREFDHIVVNEELDKAYGEVKALVENFLAR; translated from the coding sequence ATGGCAGCACACAAAATCATCATCGTCACCGCACCGTCCGGAGCCGGCAAAACAACTATTGTAAAAAAACTGCTCCGCGAGATGCCGGAACTGGCCTTTTCCATTTCAGCCGCTACCCGCAGCCCGCGGGTGGGGGAAACGGACGGAAAAGACTATTATTTCCTGAGCCCTGAAGAATTTCAGCGGCGCATCGAAAACAACGAATTCGCCGAATACGAAATGGTATACGCCGGAAAATACTACGGCACCCTCAAAAGTGAACTGGAACGCATCTGGCAGAACAACCAATACCCCATGGTGGATATCGATGTGAAAGGGGCTCTTTCCATCCGGGAAAAGTACCATGGCGCCGCGCTCACCATCTTCATTCAGCCCCCCTCACTAGACGCGCTGCGGGTACGGCTGAGCGAAAGGGGCACCGAAACCCAGGCCTCCCTCGAGGAAAGGCTCGGAAAAGCCCGCTACGAGCTGTCGTTTGCCCGGGAATTCGACCATATTGTGGTGAATGAGGAGCTGGACAAAGCGTACGGCGAGGTAAAGGCCCTGGTAGAGAACTTTTTGGCCCGCTGA
- the murA gene encoding UDP-N-acetylglucosamine 1-carboxyvinyltransferase, which yields MSSVFEVRGGNRLKGDIIPQGAKNEALQIISAVLLTPGKVTINNIPDILDVNLLIELMGDIGVKVNRISRASCEFQSDDIDIAYLESPEFKKKSGRLRGSVMMAGPLLARFGKAYIPKPGGDKIGRRRLDTHVIGFEKLGANFVYDTDDNYFRLESNGGLKGTYMLLDEPSVTGTANIVMAAVLAQGTTTIYNAACEPYLQQLCKMLTSMGAKISGIGSNLLVIEGVSSLGGCTHAMLPDMIEIGSFIGLAAMTQSEITIKNAGIQHLGIIPEKFRQLGIRMEFRGDDIFIPEQDSYEIQTFIDGSILTISDHPWPGFTPDLLSIVLVVATQAKGSVLVHQKMFESRLFFVDKLIDMGAQIILCDPHRAAVIGLGRQHKLRGITMSSPDIRAGVSLLIAALSAEGKSIIHNIDQIDRGYQYIDERLRNLGADIKRV from the coding sequence GTGAGCAGCGTGTTCGAAGTAAGAGGCGGAAACCGTCTGAAAGGAGATATTATACCGCAGGGAGCAAAGAACGAAGCATTACAGATCATCAGCGCAGTATTGCTGACCCCCGGAAAAGTGACCATCAACAACATCCCGGACATTCTGGATGTAAACCTGCTCATCGAGCTGATGGGCGACATCGGTGTGAAAGTAAACCGCATCAGTCGCGCCAGCTGTGAGTTTCAGTCAGACGATATCGATATCGCCTACCTGGAAAGCCCCGAATTTAAAAAGAAATCAGGCCGCCTGCGCGGTTCCGTGATGATGGCCGGCCCGCTGCTGGCCCGTTTCGGCAAAGCGTACATTCCCAAACCCGGGGGCGACAAAATCGGCCGCCGCCGCCTCGACACGCATGTGATCGGCTTCGAGAAACTGGGCGCCAATTTCGTATACGATACCGACGATAACTATTTCCGCCTCGAATCCAACGGCGGGCTCAAAGGCACTTACATGCTGCTCGACGAGCCTTCCGTAACCGGCACCGCCAACATCGTGATGGCCGCCGTACTGGCCCAGGGCACTACCACTATTTATAACGCAGCCTGCGAACCGTACCTGCAGCAGCTTTGCAAAATGCTCACCAGCATGGGCGCAAAAATCAGCGGCATCGGTTCCAACCTGCTCGTGATCGAAGGCGTAAGCAGCCTCGGCGGCTGTACGCACGCCATGCTGCCCGACATGATCGAGATCGGCTCATTTATCGGCCTGGCCGCCATGACGCAGAGCGAGATCACCATCAAAAACGCCGGCATCCAGCACCTCGGCATCATCCCCGAAAAATTCCGCCAGCTGGGCATCCGCATGGAATTCAGGGGCGATGATATTTTTATTCCCGAGCAGGACAGCTACGAAATTCAAACCTTCATCGACGGTTCCATTTTAACGATATCGGACCATCCCTGGCCCGGCTTTACGCCTGACCTGCTGAGCATCGTGCTGGTAGTGGCCACACAGGCCAAAGGAAGCGTGCTCGTGCACCAGAAAATGTTCGAGAGCCGTCTCTTTTTTGTGGACAAGCTCATCGACATGGGCGCGCAGATCATTCTCTGCGACCCGCACCGCGCCGCCGTTATCGGCCTCGGCAGGCAGCACAAGCTCAGGGGCATCACCATGAGCAGCCCGGACATCCGTGCCGGCGTTTCACTGCTGATCGCCGCGCTGAGCGCAGAAGGCAAAAGCATCATCCATAACATCGACCAGATTGACCGCGGCTATCAGTACATTGATGAGCGCCTGCGCAACCTGGGAGCAGATATCAAGCGCGTGTAA
- a CDS encoding DUF4290 domain-containing protein yields MREYGRNIQRMIEYILTIKDREHRQQQVMAVIELMGTLQPHLRNVEDFRHKLWDHLFLVSDFKLDVDSPYPIPTRETLRTKPDRLPYPKKYPRFRHFGKNLEMVIDKALKEKDPDMKEGFTQVIGNYMKLAYGNWHKESVHDDAIKSELNIITEGQLQYAPGSGGGASPASFSLQGGEQQFRSGNTGGSGGGGGKRKTYQQNKFKRNDNNNNAGKNKHKYKNRNK; encoded by the coding sequence ATGCGTGAGTATGGAAGGAATATCCAGCGGATGATCGAATATATTCTGACGATCAAGGACCGGGAGCACCGGCAGCAGCAGGTAATGGCCGTTATCGAACTGATGGGCACCCTGCAGCCGCACCTGCGCAACGTGGAAGATTTCCGGCATAAACTGTGGGACCACCTTTTTCTGGTGTCCGACTTCAAGCTGGACGTGGATTCCCCGTATCCCATCCCCACCCGCGAAACGCTGCGCACCAAACCCGACCGTTTACCGTATCCTAAAAAATACCCGCGCTTCCGCCACTTCGGTAAAAACCTGGAGATGGTGATCGACAAGGCGCTGAAGGAAAAGGACCCCGACATGAAAGAAGGGTTTACACAGGTGATCGGCAATTACATGAAACTCGCCTACGGCAACTGGCATAAAGAAAGCGTGCACGACGACGCCATCAAATCCGAACTGAACATCATCACCGAAGGCCAGCTGCAATATGCACCCGGTTCCGGCGGCGGCGCGTCCCCGGCATCTTTCAGCCTGCAGGGCGGCGAACAGCAGTTCCGCAGCGGTAACACCGGCGGCAGCGGCGGTGGCGGCGGCAAACGCAAAACGTACCAGCAGAACAAGTTCAAAAGGAACGATAACAACAACAACGCAGGAAAAAATAAACACAAATACAAAAACAGGAACAAGTGA